The window CATCGCCATCGGATCGCGTCGGGTAACCCCGACGGCGCCCGACTGGGCGGCTGTCGTCTCTGAGGCCATGCCGGCCCCCACGAAGACGCCATGCTGCCAACCGTATGACTGATAGACGAGTGGCGCCACTCGGGCGCGCCGCCCCCCAAAGATGATCGCCGAGATCGGGACGCCCTCCGGATCCTCCCAGCGGGGGGAGATCGATGGGCACTGCCTGGCGGGAAGTGTGAAGCGTGAGTTGGGATGGGCCGCCGCCCCCTCACCGGACGTCCAAGCGTTGCCGTGCCAATCAACCAAGCCATCGGGCGGTGTCGCGTCTTTTCCCTCCCACCACGGTTCTCCCTCCGGAGTAACGGCCACGTTGGTGAAGATCGTATTCCGACCGACCGCAGCCATGATGTTGGGGTTCGTCTTGACGCTGGTGCCTGGCGCGACACCGAAGAATCCGGCCTCGGGGTTGATGGCCCGTAGCCGTCCATCGGGCCCGATGTGCATCCAGGCGATGTCATCGCCAACAGTCCACACCTTGTAGCCCGAGAAATCCGAAGGGGGGACAAGCATCGCCAGGTTGGTCTTGCCGCAGGCGCTCGGAAAGGCGGCCGCCATATAGGTGACCTGCCCTGATGGATCTTCCACCCCGATGATCAGGGTATGCTCGGCCAACCAGCCCTCCTCTCGACCGATCCAACTGGCAATACGAAGGGAGTGGCATTTCTTTCCCAACAGGGCGTTACCCCCATACCCCGACCCGATACTCCAGATGAGCCGCTCCTCGGGGAAGTGGAGGATAAAGCGACGGTCCGGACTCAGGTCTCCGAGCGAATGTAGGCCGCGGACAAAGCCGCCAGACTCGCCGAGTCGTTCAAGCGCGACCTTCCCCATGCGGGTCATGATCCGCATGTTGACGACGACGTAGGGGCTGTCGGTGATTTCCACGCCGACCCTACTGTAAGGGGAGCCGGCCGGACCCATCAGATACGGGACGACAAACATCGTCCGGCCCTTCATGCTGCCCTGGAACAGCTTCCCGACCTGCTCGCGCGCCTCGTTGGGCTCCATCCAGTTGTTCGTAGGGCCGGCATCCTCCTGTCGAGACGTACAGATGAAGGTCAGGTGTTCGGTCCGTGCAACGTCAGACGGATGGCTCCGATGCAGGTAACACCCAGGGTGGCGTTGCTGGTTCAGGCTCATCAGGGTCCCGTCCCGGAGCATCCCCTCAACCAGAACCTGATGCTCCTCCTCTGATCCGTCGCACCAATGGATGCGGTCCGGACGAGTCGCCCGGGCGACCTGATCTACCCACTGTTCTAGCGCTCTATGTTGGGGCATCTTGTCTCCACAGCCGGGCGGTTACCGCCACCAGCCGAACCGCACAATGATAGCAATCAGGAGTCTTCAACGTTGAACGCTGAACCTTGAACATTGAACTAGAAATGGCTCCCCGGGTAGGGCTCGAACCTACAACCTAG of the Candidatus Methylomirabilis tolerans genome contains:
- a CDS encoding phosphoenolpyruvate carboxykinase (GTP), coding for MPQHRALEQWVDQVARATRPDRIHWCDGSEEEHQVLVEGMLRDGTLMSLNQQRHPGCYLHRSHPSDVARTEHLTFICTSRQEDAGPTNNWMEPNEAREQVGKLFQGSMKGRTMFVVPYLMGPAGSPYSRVGVEITDSPYVVVNMRIMTRMGKVALERLGESGGFVRGLHSLGDLSPDRRFILHFPEERLIWSIGSGYGGNALLGKKCHSLRIASWIGREEGWLAEHTLIIGVEDPSGQVTYMAAAFPSACGKTNLAMLVPPSDFSGYKVWTVGDDIAWMHIGPDGRLRAINPEAGFFGVAPGTSVKTNPNIMAAVGRNTIFTNVAVTPEGEPWWEGKDATPPDGLVDWHGNAWTSGEGAAAHPNSRFTLPARQCPSISPRWEDPEGVPISAIIFGGRRARVAPLVYQSYGWQHGVFVGAGMASETTAAQSGAVGVTRRDPMAMVPFCGYHMADYFSHWLDMGQRIAHPPAIFHVNWFRTDQSGRFLWPGFGENIRVLRWILERVHGQGKAVETPIGFIPTSDALDLDGLRLPAGAADELLKIDADAWAAEQAEQGLFFDRLAPRLPAQIRQEHNMLRQRLSRVSTP